A DNA window from Heliomicrobium undosum contains the following coding sequences:
- a CDS encoding histidine triad nucleotide-binding protein, which translates to MSECIFCRIIRREIPAQIVYEDEQVVAFRDINPVAPTHILIIPREHIASVAEATPEHQALLGQLLLAAPRIAEKIGIERDNFRLVINTGADAGQTVFHIHVHLLAGRPLAWPPG; encoded by the coding sequence TTGAGCGAATGTATCTTTTGCAGGATCATCCGGCGGGAAATCCCGGCCCAAATTGTCTACGAAGATGAGCAGGTCGTCGCCTTCCGTGACATCAACCCGGTGGCCCCGACCCATATCCTGATCATCCCCCGGGAACACATCGCTTCTGTGGCAGAGGCCACCCCCGAACACCAGGCGCTCTTGGGTCAACTCCTCCTGGCAGCCCCTAGGATCGCAGAGAAAATCGGCATTGAGAGGGATAATTTCCGGCTTGTCATCAACACCGGCGCTGACGCCGGTCAGACCGTCTTTCACATCCACGTCCATCTCCTGGCCGGAAGGCCTTTGGCTTGGCCTCCGGGATAA
- the rpsU gene encoding 30S ribosomal protein S21: protein MSEVRVGKNETLDSALRRFKRSCQKAGVLSECRKREHYLKPSVKRKKKSEAARKRKST, encoded by the coding sequence ATGAGCGAAGTACGAGTTGGTAAAAATGAGACTTTAGATAGCGCCCTGCGGCGTTTTAAGCGCTCCTGCCAGAAAGCGGGCGTTTTATCGGAATGCCGCAAGCGTGAACACTATCTTAAACCCAGTGTGAAACGGAAGAAAAAATCAGAGGCAGCCCGGAAACGGAAGTCCACCTGA
- a CDS encoding 16S rRNA (uracil(1498)-N(3))-methyltransferase produces MHRFLFEPRNLTGDRVYLDREESQHLSKVLRLRAGDTVLAFDGQGNEYEAVVAEITGDKVCLESLRPTGASREAPIRLWLLQGVAKGEKMDLVIQKATELGVEKILPVLTERSVVRLDAAKAKERRDRWQKIAREAAKQCQRTVIPEVQLPVAWSEVITGWDMTTPLLIPWEEERGMGLKQVLSVLREDGLLHGSPSQVIGLAIGPEGGLTAAEAALARDRGAQTVGLGPRILRTETAGIAALAAIMYELGDWG; encoded by the coding sequence ATGCATCGATTTCTCTTTGAACCAAGGAATCTGACCGGCGATCGCGTCTACCTCGATCGAGAGGAGAGTCAGCATCTCTCCAAGGTGCTGCGCCTGCGCGCCGGCGATACTGTACTTGCCTTTGACGGGCAGGGGAATGAGTATGAAGCCGTCGTCGCCGAGATCACCGGCGATAAGGTTTGTCTCGAAAGCCTGCGCCCAACCGGCGCTTCTCGGGAGGCGCCGATCCGCCTCTGGTTGCTCCAGGGTGTCGCCAAGGGAGAAAAGATGGATCTGGTGATCCAAAAGGCTACCGAACTTGGTGTGGAAAAAATCCTTCCCGTTCTGACCGAACGGTCTGTCGTGCGTCTCGACGCCGCGAAAGCGAAGGAACGGCGCGACCGCTGGCAGAAGATCGCCCGTGAAGCGGCAAAACAGTGCCAGCGCACGGTCATTCCTGAGGTGCAGCTCCCGGTAGCCTGGTCAGAGGTCATCACCGGATGGGATATGACGACGCCCCTCTTGATCCCCTGGGAGGAAGAGCGGGGAATGGGGCTGAAGCAGGTGCTCTCTGTCCTGCGAGAGGATGGGCTCCTTCACGGTAGCCCCTCTCAGGTCATCGGCCTAGCCATTGGCCCTGAGGGAGGATTAACGGCGGCAGAGGCGGCTCTCGCGCGAGATCGAGGCGCTCAGACCGTCGGCCTCGGTCCCCGGATTTTACGGACCGAGACGGCCGGCATCGCCGCCCTGGCCGCCATCATGTACGAACTGGGGGATTGGGGATGA
- the grpE gene encoding nucleotide exchange factor GrpE, giving the protein MTIEERESKKSEISEMTGTEAAGMTGEAAMYEEAVTVNPSTGGEGDTATLTDEDQAAHAAEELGRFLSEVAKTKEELDKAKQDLQDWENRYLRLQADFDNFRRRTRQEKEELGTYANEGLVKKLLPVLDNFQRALGAMAKAGAADNLLSGVAMIERQFSDILTKEGLQPLEAVGKEFDPQSHEAVLFGEADEVYPDGIVMEEMQKGYLFKSKVIRPAMVKVAKGG; this is encoded by the coding sequence GTGACCATCGAAGAGAGAGAGAGCAAGAAGAGCGAAATTAGCGAAATGACGGGAACTGAAGCCGCCGGGATGACCGGTGAGGCTGCGATGTATGAAGAGGCCGTTACGGTAAACCCGTCGACCGGCGGAGAAGGCGATACCGCCACCCTGACCGATGAGGATCAGGCAGCCCATGCGGCGGAGGAGTTGGGACGATTCCTTTCCGAGGTGGCGAAAACCAAAGAAGAGTTGGATAAAGCCAAGCAGGATCTGCAGGACTGGGAAAACCGCTATCTCCGCTTGCAGGCCGACTTCGACAATTTCCGCCGTCGGACGCGTCAGGAAAAAGAGGAACTGGGGACTTACGCCAATGAGGGGCTCGTCAAGAAGCTCCTGCCTGTCCTGGACAACTTTCAGCGCGCCCTGGGGGCGATGGCAAAGGCCGGCGCTGCCGACAATTTGCTCTCCGGCGTCGCCATGATCGAGCGACAGTTTTCCGATATCCTGACCAAGGAAGGTCTACAACCCCTTGAGGCTGTCGGCAAGGAATTCGATCCGCAGTCCCATGAGGCCGTCCTGTTCGGCGAAGCCGATGAGGTCTATCCCGACGGGATCGTCATGGAAGAGATGCAAAAAGGCTACCTCTTTAAGTCGAAGGTGATCCGGCCGGCCATGGTCAAGGTGGCCAAGGGCGGTTGA
- the yqfD gene encoding sporulation protein YqfD — protein sequence MLRRWWSFWIGFLGIRIEGSQLEKFINMAASRGIPLYDLRREPSGRMSAKVRMDGFRSLRHVARKSGSRMRIESRYGLPFYASSLKRQRSLVIGVISFVLTILIMSTFVWDVEVNGNDRVDKQQLLQAAAEKGIRVGRWRPLIDVREAEQTIMGAVPGLEWVGIKAKGTRVVIEVQEKVLPKKPAVDGPCNIVATKGGVIQRLMVLVGEGKVAEGERVAKDQVLISGLIFQHKPAIRSQAEEKPEPPKLLDKVQARGEAWAKVSYDQWIEEPVVLEGTVPTGAVSEQWRIKWGNQEIIIKGPRSSPYPAGVEEVSMRTPSLWRNLGLPVEIIKTEYHELRAFRHERTAQEAMTAAQEKARQAVSGLLPPGARVLREMVLPQPAPPGMVKVKVSVETLEDIAHPQPIETGT from the coding sequence ATGCTGCGCCGTTGGTGGTCCTTTTGGATCGGCTTTTTGGGTATCAGAATAGAAGGATCGCAATTGGAAAAGTTCATTAACATGGCGGCAAGCCGAGGTATCCCCTTGTACGACCTGCGGCGGGAACCGTCAGGCCGCATGTCGGCGAAGGTGCGGATGGATGGCTTCCGATCCCTCCGTCATGTGGCCCGCAAGTCAGGCAGCCGCATGCGCATTGAGTCGCGCTACGGCTTGCCTTTTTACGCGTCATCGTTGAAACGGCAGCGATCTCTCGTCATCGGCGTCATTTCCTTCGTGTTGACGATTTTGATTATGTCCACTTTTGTCTGGGATGTGGAAGTCAACGGCAACGACCGGGTGGACAAGCAGCAGCTTTTGCAGGCAGCTGCCGAGAAGGGGATCCGTGTGGGACGCTGGCGACCCCTGATCGATGTGCGGGAGGCGGAACAAACGATCATGGGCGCCGTTCCCGGGCTGGAATGGGTGGGCATCAAGGCGAAAGGAACCCGTGTCGTCATAGAAGTACAGGAAAAGGTGTTGCCGAAAAAACCGGCTGTAGACGGACCTTGCAATATCGTCGCAACGAAGGGCGGCGTCATCCAGCGCCTGATGGTGCTTGTGGGGGAGGGAAAAGTCGCTGAGGGTGAGCGCGTCGCCAAGGATCAGGTGTTGATCTCGGGGCTCATCTTCCAGCATAAGCCAGCAATTCGATCACAGGCAGAAGAGAAGCCGGAACCTCCTAAACTGCTAGACAAGGTGCAAGCCCGAGGGGAAGCCTGGGCAAAGGTGTCCTACGATCAATGGATCGAAGAACCTGTTGTGCTGGAAGGGACGGTTCCGACAGGGGCTGTGAGTGAACAATGGCGCATAAAATGGGGAAATCAGGAAATCATCATAAAAGGTCCGCGTAGCAGCCCTTATCCTGCCGGCGTTGAAGAGGTTTCCATGAGAACTCCTTCATTATGGAGGAATCTAGGCTTACCCGTCGAAATAATAAAAACAGAGTATCATGAATTGCGGGCCTTCCGGCATGAACGCACCGCTCAGGAAGCGATGACAGCGGCGCAGGAAAAAGCCAGGCAGGCCGTCAGCGGTCTGTTGCCGCCGGGCGCCCGGGTGCTGAGGGAGATGGTCCTCCCCCAACCGGCGCCCCCGGGAATGGTCAAGGTGAAGGTATCGGTGGAAACGCTGGAAGACATTGCCCATCCCCAGCCGATCGAAACGGGCACATAA
- the mtaB gene encoding tRNA (N(6)-L-threonylcarbamoyladenosine(37)-C(2))-methylthiotransferase MtaB, with protein MNPGEPTAAFHTLGCKVNQGETDAIAGMFKARGYAIVPFDAPADVYVVNTCTVTHLSDRKSRQAIRRANRLNPDAVVVVTGCYAQTAADEVQAIEGVDIVVGTDRRSAIVDLVEEHRRSGETVNTVYDSGRIERFEELPAAAERSRARATMKIQDGCDLYCTYCIIPYARGPVRSRRIESVVEEAGRLADEGFKEIVLSGIHLGAYGSDFDADLAKLIIELCRIPGLRRIRVGSVEPQEFTPELLEAIVHPRVCPHFHIPLQSGSDAVLERMGRRYRRQDFLDVTRKIQQMIPGVAITSDVIVGFPGEREADYRLSEEICRAAGLAGLHVFPYSPRRGTPAATFPDQIPSAVKQERAQRLGKLARELADDYARGFVGQIREVLAEEKVDGAWTGHTNNYLKVFFTKPVESSPGEMAPVIEREDLVRVRLLHIRPDGALDGLPIEPA; from the coding sequence ATGAATCCCGGAGAACCCACTGCCGCATTTCACACCCTTGGCTGCAAGGTCAACCAGGGCGAGACAGACGCCATCGCCGGCATGTTTAAAGCCCGCGGCTACGCCATCGTGCCTTTCGACGCACCGGCTGATGTCTATGTGGTCAACACCTGCACCGTCACCCACCTGAGTGATCGCAAATCCCGCCAGGCCATCCGCAGGGCGAACCGGCTGAACCCTGACGCCGTCGTCGTCGTGACCGGTTGCTACGCCCAGACAGCCGCTGACGAGGTTCAGGCCATCGAGGGTGTCGATATCGTCGTTGGCACCGACCGGCGCAGCGCCATCGTTGATTTGGTGGAGGAGCACCGGCGGAGCGGGGAGACGGTGAACACCGTTTATGACTCAGGCCGGATCGAGCGCTTTGAGGAACTTCCCGCTGCAGCAGAACGCTCACGGGCCCGGGCGACGATGAAGATCCAGGACGGCTGCGACCTCTACTGCACATACTGCATCATCCCTTATGCACGCGGTCCCGTGCGCAGTCGCAGGATCGAGAGTGTCGTGGAGGAGGCGGGGCGCCTCGCCGACGAGGGGTTCAAGGAGATCGTCCTTTCCGGGATCCATCTGGGCGCCTACGGGAGTGATTTCGACGCAGACCTGGCGAAGCTGATTATAGAACTCTGCCGCATCCCCGGCCTGCGGCGCATCCGTGTCGGTTCTGTGGAACCCCAGGAGTTTACGCCGGAGCTGCTCGAGGCCATCGTCCATCCCCGTGTCTGTCCCCACTTCCACATCCCTCTGCAGTCAGGATCGGATGCGGTGTTAGAACGGATGGGACGGCGTTACCGGCGGCAGGATTTTCTCGATGTGACACGAAAGATCCAACAAATGATCCCTGGCGTGGCGATCACCAGCGATGTCATCGTCGGTTTTCCCGGTGAACGAGAAGCCGATTACCGGTTGTCGGAGGAAATCTGCCGCGCCGCCGGACTTGCCGGGCTCCATGTCTTTCCCTATTCACCGCGTCGCGGAACGCCGGCGGCGACCTTCCCCGATCAGATCCCTTCGGCTGTTAAACAGGAGCGGGCGCAGCGTCTCGGCAAACTGGCCCGCGAACTGGCCGATGATTACGCCAGGGGCTTTGTCGGCCAAATCCGGGAGGTGCTGGCGGAGGAAAAGGTCGACGGCGCTTGGACTGGACATACGAACAACTATCTGAAGGTCTTTTTCACAAAGCCAGTTGAAAGTTCGCCAGGGGAGATGGCGCCGGTGATCGAACGGGAGGACCTGGTTCGCGTTCGCTTGCTCCACATCCGGCCTGACGGCGCCCTCGATGGGCTTCCTATCGAGCCGGCTTGA
- the prmA gene encoding 50S ribosomal protein L11 methyltransferase has protein sequence MKWREIAITTRQENADAMAEIFETVGAMGMVIEDPQLIASYIESNVWDHHDVEIPDVPEGMIRVKTYLAIDDALEERLAALQEELSARERSEEWPAHAWTMTDLHEDDWAHAWKAFFKPEKVGRRVVIRPTWEEYVAVEDDLVISIDPGMAFGTGTHPTTVMCIRALEDYVHPEARVLDVGTGSGVLSIAAALLGAKKVLAVDNDPVAVATAQENVTLNQVDDVVEVRRNDLLSGLEEQADILVANIIADVIIRLAPQAEALLTPEGIMIASGIIQNRLDDVVEAMTEKGFTIEELISHGEWAAVVARRAGASAEG, from the coding sequence TTGAAATGGCGTGAGATCGCCATCACCACCCGGCAGGAAAATGCCGACGCGATGGCCGAGATTTTTGAAACAGTCGGGGCTATGGGGATGGTTATCGAGGATCCCCAACTGATTGCCAGCTACATCGAAAGCAATGTTTGGGACCACCATGACGTGGAAATCCCCGATGTGCCGGAAGGCATGATCCGGGTGAAGACGTACTTGGCCATCGACGATGCCCTGGAAGAGCGACTTGCGGCGTTGCAGGAAGAACTGTCTGCCCGGGAACGCTCCGAAGAATGGCCCGCCCATGCCTGGACAATGACGGACCTCCATGAGGACGACTGGGCCCATGCCTGGAAAGCCTTTTTTAAACCGGAAAAAGTTGGCCGTCGTGTGGTCATCCGGCCGACCTGGGAAGAATATGTCGCTGTAGAGGATGACCTGGTCATTTCCATCGATCCGGGGATGGCCTTTGGCACCGGAACCCATCCCACGACAGTCATGTGCATCCGAGCGCTGGAGGATTATGTCCACCCCGAGGCTCGTGTCCTCGATGTGGGCACTGGCTCTGGCGTGCTCTCCATTGCCGCTGCATTACTGGGCGCCAAAAAAGTCCTGGCTGTCGACAACGACCCTGTGGCCGTCGCCACGGCCCAGGAGAATGTGACCTTGAACCAGGTCGATGATGTTGTGGAAGTCCGCCGCAATGACCTGCTGTCCGGGTTGGAGGAACAGGCTGACATTTTGGTGGCCAACATCATCGCCGATGTGATCATCCGCCTGGCCCCTCAGGCGGAAGCCTTGCTCACCCCTGAGGGAATTATGATCGCTTCAGGGATCATCCAGAACCGTCTCGATGATGTCGTTGAGGCGATGACGGAAAAGGGATTCACCATTGAAGAATTGATCAGCCACGGCGAATGGGCCGCCGTCGTCGCCCGCAGGGCCGGCGCATCAGCAGAAGGCTGA
- the yqfC gene encoding sporulation protein YqfC, whose product MAWERGKQRLQKALAGFLEMPKDVLLDYPKITMIGNVQLVLENHRGIVEYADERIRIGITGGQLEIIGEQLVLRTILPEELVVEGRIRQLNYSK is encoded by the coding sequence ATGGCCTGGGAACGGGGCAAGCAGCGACTGCAGAAGGCATTGGCCGGATTCCTGGAAATGCCGAAAGATGTGCTCTTGGATTACCCGAAGATCACCATGATCGGGAATGTGCAACTGGTGCTGGAAAACCACCGGGGCATTGTCGAGTATGCCGACGAACGCATCCGCATCGGCATCACCGGAGGTCAACTAGAGATTATCGGGGAACAACTGGTGCTTCGAACGATCCTTCCCGAGGAACTGGTTGTGGAGGGACGCATTCGTCAACTGAACTATTCAAAATGA
- the dnaK gene encoding molecular chaperone DnaK, with the protein MGKIIGIDLGTTNSCVAVLEGGESVVIPNKEGARTTPSVVGFSKTGERLVGQVAKRQAITNPDRTVISIKRHMGTDHKVKIDDKNYTPQEISAMILQKLKADAEAYLGETVTQAVITVPAYFTDSQRQATKDAGAVAGLEVMRIINEPTAAALAYGVDKGEDHTILVYDLGGGTFDVSILELGDGLFEVKATSGNNRLGGDDFDEKVINWMVAEFKKESGVDLRGDKMAMQRLKEAAEKAKIELSGVMSTNINLPFITATADGPQHLDMTLTRAKFDELTADLVEMTMGPTRQALQDAKLDPKDIDKVILVGGSSRIPAVQEAIRKYLGKEPFKGINPDEVVAMGAAIQAGVLGGEVKGIVLADVTPLSLGIETLGGICTVLIPRNTTIPSSKSETFTTAADNQTSVEVHVLQGERKLASQNKTLGRFHLSGIAPAPRGIPQIEVKFDIDANGIVHVGAKDKATGNEQKITITASTGLSKEEIDQMVKDAELHAEEDRKRQEEVEIRNQADSMAYQAEKTLKDLGDKVEAADKAKIEAAKEELKKALEGTDLEEIKKKTEALTTVVYELSTKLYQQAGAAGAPGAGPEGAPGGFGGEEKKDDNVVDADYTVIDDDKKKS; encoded by the coding sequence ATGGGCAAAATCATCGGCATCGACCTGGGCACAACCAACTCCTGTGTCGCCGTGCTGGAAGGCGGCGAATCGGTCGTCATCCCCAACAAAGAAGGCGCCCGGACCACCCCCTCGGTCGTCGGTTTTTCTAAAACAGGGGAACGCCTCGTCGGCCAGGTGGCCAAACGGCAGGCCATCACCAACCCTGACCGGACGGTTATCTCGATCAAACGGCACATGGGCACTGATCATAAAGTAAAAATCGATGACAAAAACTACACCCCCCAAGAGATCTCGGCGATGATCCTCCAGAAGCTGAAGGCTGACGCTGAAGCCTACCTGGGTGAGACGGTCACTCAGGCCGTCATTACCGTCCCGGCCTATTTCACCGATTCCCAGCGCCAAGCCACCAAAGACGCCGGCGCTGTCGCCGGCCTGGAAGTCATGCGCATCATCAACGAACCGACAGCGGCCGCCCTTGCCTATGGCGTCGACAAGGGTGAAGACCACACCATCCTCGTCTACGACCTGGGCGGCGGCACCTTCGACGTGTCCATCCTCGAACTGGGCGACGGCCTCTTCGAGGTGAAAGCCACCTCCGGCAACAACCGCCTCGGCGGCGACGACTTCGATGAAAAGGTCATCAACTGGATGGTCGCCGAATTCAAGAAGGAGAGCGGCGTCGACCTGCGCGGCGACAAGATGGCCATGCAGCGCCTCAAGGAAGCCGCTGAAAAAGCGAAGATCGAGCTGTCTGGCGTCATGTCGACGAACATCAACCTGCCCTTCATCACCGCCACCGCCGACGGCCCCCAGCACCTGGACATGACCCTGACCCGGGCCAAGTTTGACGAGCTGACGGCTGATCTGGTGGAGATGACCATGGGCCCCACCCGTCAAGCCTTGCAAGACGCCAAGTTGGATCCCAAAGACATCGACAAGGTCATCCTTGTCGGCGGCTCCAGCCGGATCCCCGCCGTCCAGGAAGCCATCCGCAAATACCTGGGCAAAGAGCCCTTCAAAGGCATCAACCCTGACGAGGTCGTCGCCATGGGCGCCGCCATCCAGGCCGGCGTGCTCGGCGGCGAGGTCAAGGGCATCGTCCTGGCCGACGTGACGCCCCTCTCCCTGGGCATCGAGACCCTGGGCGGCATCTGCACCGTCCTCATCCCCCGCAACACGACCATCCCCTCCAGCAAGAGCGAGACCTTCACCACGGCCGCTGACAACCAGACCTCTGTTGAGGTGCACGTCCTCCAGGGCGAGCGCAAGCTGGCCTCCCAGAACAAGACCCTGGGCCGCTTCCACCTGAGCGGCATCGCCCCGGCGCCGCGCGGCATCCCTCAGATCGAGGTCAAGTTCGACATCGACGCCAACGGCATCGTCCACGTCGGCGCCAAAGACAAGGCCACCGGCAACGAGCAGAAGATCACCATCACCGCTTCGACGGGTCTCTCCAAGGAAGAGATCGACCAGATGGTCAAAGACGCAGAACTGCACGCCGAAGAAGACCGCAAGCGCCAGGAAGAGGTCGAGATCCGCAACCAGGCCGACTCCATGGCCTACCAGGCGGAAAAGACCCTGAAGGACCTGGGCGATAAGGTGGAGGCCGCCGATAAAGCGAAGATCGAGGCCGCCAAGGAAGAACTGAAAAAAGCCCTCGAAGGCACGGACCTGGAAGAGATCAAGAAAAAAACAGAAGCCCTGACGACCGTCGTCTATGAACTGTCCACCAAGCTCTACCAGCAAGCCGGCGCTGCCGGCGCGCCTGGCGCGGGACCGGAAGGCGCCCCCGGCGGCTTTGGCGGAGAAGAGAAAAAAGATGACAATGTGGTCGACGCCGATTATACTGTCATCGACGACGATAAGAAAAAATCCTGA
- a CDS encoding GatB/YqeY domain-containing protein, with amino-acid sequence MSLKERLMEDMKQAMKDKEAGKFRLSVIRMARSAIQKVEIDKRRDLTEEETIDVLAREVKQRRDSIAEYEKAGRSDAVEALKEEIALLTAYLPQQLSEEEVRALVREAVTATGAQSPKDMGKVMGILMPKVKGRADGKLVNQVVKEFLG; translated from the coding sequence ATGTCGCTGAAGGAACGTTTGATGGAGGACATGAAGCAGGCGATGAAGGACAAAGAGGCCGGCAAGTTCCGCCTCTCTGTCATTCGCATGGCTCGGTCCGCCATTCAGAAAGTGGAAATCGATAAACGGCGCGATCTCACGGAAGAAGAGACTATCGATGTGCTTGCCCGGGAAGTGAAACAGCGCCGCGATTCCATCGCCGAGTATGAAAAAGCGGGCCGCTCCGATGCCGTGGAAGCGCTGAAAGAAGAAATCGCGCTTCTGACCGCGTATCTTCCCCAACAACTTTCCGAAGAAGAGGTCCGCGCGCTGGTGCGGGAGGCTGTGACGGCGACAGGCGCTCAGAGCCCTAAAGACATGGGCAAGGTCATGGGAATTCTGATGCCGAAGGTCAAAGGTCGCGCCGACGGTAAACTGGTCAACCAGGTCGTCAAGGAGTTCCTTGGCTAA
- the dnaJ gene encoding molecular chaperone DnaJ, which produces MSKRDYYEVLGIGRDAGETEIKKAYRRLIKEFHPDVHPDKAFAEEKTKEINEAYEVLSDPEKRARYDQFGHAGPGGFGGFGEGGPDMGGFGDIFDMFFGGGFGGGGQRRGPQKGADLRFNLSITFEEAAFGVEKEVDIPRLEACDVCGGSGAEPGTSATTCSTCHGSGRVTTVAKTMLGNMQTVRTCPTCGGDGKIISKPCLHCGGQGKVRKRKRIKVKVPGGVDTGTRIRVSGEGEAGDKGGPPGDLYVFIEVQSHSFFERDNDDVICQVPINFVQAALGAEIEVPTLDGKVSLKIPEGTQTGAVFRIRGKGIKRLRGTGRGDQRIEVKVTVPTRLSEKQKELLREFGRTLKAENIESEKEKSFFEKMKDAFM; this is translated from the coding sequence ATGAGCAAACGGGATTACTATGAGGTGTTAGGCATTGGGCGGGACGCCGGGGAGACGGAGATCAAAAAGGCCTACCGCCGGTTGATCAAGGAATTCCACCCCGATGTCCACCCCGACAAAGCATTCGCTGAAGAAAAGACCAAAGAGATCAATGAGGCCTATGAGGTGCTCTCTGATCCGGAAAAGCGCGCCCGCTATGACCAGTTCGGCCACGCCGGTCCCGGCGGGTTCGGCGGATTCGGCGAAGGCGGACCGGATATGGGCGGTTTCGGCGACATCTTCGACATGTTTTTTGGCGGCGGCTTCGGTGGCGGCGGCCAGCGGCGCGGTCCCCAGAAGGGGGCCGACCTGCGGTTCAACTTGTCCATCACCTTTGAAGAGGCCGCCTTTGGAGTCGAGAAGGAAGTCGACATCCCGCGTCTGGAAGCTTGTGATGTCTGCGGCGGCAGCGGCGCTGAGCCGGGCACTTCGGCGACGACCTGTTCCACCTGCCACGGTTCTGGGCGGGTGACCACCGTCGCCAAGACGATGCTCGGCAACATGCAGACGGTTCGCACCTGTCCCACCTGCGGCGGCGACGGGAAGATCATCAGCAAACCCTGCCTCCACTGCGGCGGTCAGGGGAAGGTCCGCAAGCGGAAGCGCATCAAAGTCAAGGTGCCCGGCGGTGTCGATACGGGGACGCGGATCCGCGTCTCTGGCGAAGGCGAAGCCGGCGACAAGGGCGGTCCGCCAGGCGACCTCTACGTCTTTATCGAGGTGCAGTCCCACTCCTTCTTTGAACGCGACAACGACGATGTCATCTGCCAGGTTCCCATCAACTTCGTCCAGGCGGCCCTGGGCGCCGAGATCGAGGTGCCGACCCTCGATGGCAAGGTATCCCTGAAAATCCCGGAAGGAACCCAGACAGGCGCCGTCTTCCGCATCCGCGGCAAGGGCATCAAACGGCTCCGGGGCACCGGACGGGGCGATCAGCGGATCGAGGTCAAGGTCACCGTGCCAACCCGGTTGAGTGAAAAACAAAAGGAATTGCTGCGGGAGTTCGGGCGCACCCTGAAGGCGGAAAACATCGAATCGGAGAAAGAGAAGTCTTTCTTTGAGAAGATGAAAGACGCCTTCATGTGA